A section of the Raphanus sativus cultivar WK10039 unplaced genomic scaffold, ASM80110v3 Scaffold1186, whole genome shotgun sequence genome encodes:
- the LOC108830656 gene encoding meiosis-specific protein ASY2-like, with protein MASLNKSGPLTPAEYKAILKLRGIPYEATIDYPNGDTPGNMRPGYCGAYMCFFCDGLMSFPIPSFLLEILAELKLAFTQITPTFWRYVLATFVRAREEGLEFGLAELRQLYTLKRSSGVTGAFLLSLRAGRSIISDIPGKDFYWTDKFFVFKVDPVTVGDFDFSWILMKWNENVGLFGSSKATPELRGLISALRRGKCSWDSFTSERVRAAYALPSAVNRAIPVALVEPIRPRKDQKDKGVKRKDPPAEPSDANSDSAPLKRARETPDKRVTRASSQIQSPIVRVTPLSVVRLDRDAQPDSRASGEVDIEEVAPKVQRRRLILDD; from the exons ATGGCGTCTCTAAACAAATCGGGTCCGCTTACCCCAGCCGAATACAAAGCCATCCTGAAGCTTCGGGGGATTCCGTACGAGGCAACCATTGATTATCCAAATGGCGATACTCCGGGGAACATGAGACCGGGATATTGCGGAGCCTACATGTGCTTTTTTTGCGACGGCCTTATGTCATTTCCTATCCCTTCGTTCCTCCTCGAGATTCTAGCGGAGTTGAAGCTGGCGTTCACCCAGATTACTCCGACCTTCTGGCGTTACGTCTTGGCGACGTTCGTTCGGGCCAGAGAGGAAGGGTTAGAGTTTGGTTTGGCTGAGTTAAGGCAGCTTTACACTCTCAAGCGAAGTAGCGGCGTCACTGGAGCGTTTCTTCTCTCTCTGCGTGCAGGTCGCTCGATTATTAGCGACATCCCTGGGAAAGATTTTTATTGGACGGACAAGTTTTTTGTCTTCAAGGTCGATCCAGTGACGGTTGGGGATTTTGACTTTTCTTGGATTCTGATGAAATGGAACGAGAACGTAG GGTTGTTTGGATCCTCAAAGGCGACTCCAGAGCTTCGTGGTTTGATCTCGGCGCTCCGCCGAGGTAAATGCAGTTGGGACAGTTTTACTTCGGAGAGGGTTCGAGCTGCTTATGCTTTGCCCTCCGCCGTGAATCGTGCCATTCCCGTCGCGCTTGTGGAACCGATTCGTCCTCGAAAAGACCAGAAAGATAAAG GGGTGAAAAGGAAAGACCCTCCTGCGGAGCCTTCAGATGCCAATTCTGACTCCGCACCTTTGAAACGAGCTCGCGAGACTCCGGACAAACGGGTGACTAGAGCGAGCTCTCAGATTCAGTCTCCGATTGTCCGGGTTACGCCGCTTTCTGTGGTTCGTCTAGATCGTGATGCTCAACCGGATTCTCGAGCATCGGGCGAGGTGGACATCGAGGAAGTCGCTCCCAAGGTTCAGCGACGTCGTCTGATCTTGGACGATTAG